The proteins below are encoded in one region of Triticum aestivum cultivar Chinese Spring chromosome 1B, IWGSC CS RefSeq v2.1, whole genome shotgun sequence:
- the LOC123120671 gene encoding uncharacterized protein, with product MGPSSSRSTIAVQSRKLVSEVIRFTVASDSEHDGCRDVSNGAGCSLGFGAGQASSTLTELLAGFLTFMIMHSSCKEINVCVRKVVQMWWSISSGMGMNRPKFRFFVAFFRWSEIEVWDYHACNWANDLLLLFLTICH from the exons ATGGGCCCTTCTTCGAGCCGTTCAACCATCGCAGTGCAGAGCAGGAAGCTCGTCTCGGAGGTGATCAG GTTCACAGTGGCGAGTGATTCAGAGCATGATGGATGCAGGGATGTCTCAAATGGTGCAGGGTGTTCACTTGGCTTTGGCGCAGGCCAAGCTTCAAGCACGTTAACAGAGTTGCTTGCAGGATTTCTCACGTTCATGATCATGCATTCAAGCTGCAAGGAAATAAATGTATGTGTAAGGAAGGTGGTGCAGATGTGGTGGAGTATATCTTCTGGGATGGGCATGAACCGGCCAAAGTTCAG GTTCTTCGTTGCCTTCTTCAGGTGGAGTGAAATTGAGGTCTGGGACTACCATGCCTGCAACTGGGCCAATGATCTGCTGCTGTTGTTTTTGACGATCTGCCATTGA